Part of the Bubalus bubalis isolate 160015118507 breed Murrah chromosome 9, NDDB_SH_1, whole genome shotgun sequence genome is shown below.
atgatggagaaggcaatggcaccccactccagtactcttgcctggaaaatcccatggatggagaagcctgtgggctgcagtccatggggtcgcgaagagtcagacacgactgagcaacttcactttcacttttcactttcctgcattggagaaggaaatggcaacccactccagtgttcttgcctggagaatcccagggacgggggagcctgttgggctgccgtctatggggtcacacagagttggacacgactgaagcgacttagcagcagcatactaagtgaagtaagccaaacagataaagacaagtaccataaaatatcacttacatgtggaatctaaaaaaaaaaaaaaaaaaaaaaaacacgataaaaatgaacttatttacaaaacagaaatagactcacagaaatagaaaacagcacaggcatatggggtcttagtttcccaaccagggattaaacccatgccctctgcagtagaaGCTCAAAGTCCTGACTACTGGAATTTTCATATACTCcaatagcttttaaaattacgccatggggggcttccctggtggtccagtggttaagaatctgcctgccagtgctggagacacaccagttcaatccctggtctgggaagatcccacatgctgcagagcaaccaagcccgtgcaccacaactactgaagcctggacTCTAGAACctatgttctgcaacaagagaagccacctcaatgagaagcctgcctgttccaactagaaagtagcccccactcgatgcaactagagaaagcccacatgcagcaccaaagacccagcacagccaaaaataagtaaatgaaatatttttttaaaattacaccaTGGGACTCTTTCCACGGCAATAAAAGCAAAtacacagagacttccctggtggttcagtggttaagactaagctcccactgcagggggcccaggttcgattcctggttggagaactaggatcccacctGCTATGCAGCAAGGCCAAATAGAGGGGTAAAAAAAAGTGAATGCACAATATCTTTGTCATTGCTGACAACCCATTTAAATGCCCCTCCCCCACtcaattgcaggagacctggaatcaatccctggaatgggaagatcccctggagaaggaatgacaacccactccagtattcttgcctggagaattccatgggcagaggagcctggtgggctacagttcatgaggtcgcaaaaaatcagacatgactgagtgactaacattcccctccaccccacccaacccccacaATCCCCCTACCCCGGCTCAATGGCTCCCCAAAGCATCTGATGCTTCTGAAACTGATGGCTGATCTCAACAGCCTGCCCACCTGCCACGTTCGTTCTTCTGCTGGACCATTCTCTTCCTTGGGCCTGTGACTGACCCCATCCTGGTCCTGGGTCCCTCCTCTCACTTCAACCCATTGTTCCtgggacagggtggggaggggagcactCACCCTCTCCCATGCTGCCTGAGTGCCAGAATTACAGAACCATCCGCTGCCTAGAAGTCTCCACTCTGGTATCCACAGGCTGTCCTAGCTCCCTAGATCCCAACCCAGTGGTTCTGAGCAGGGGCCATTGCACAATGTCTAGAGACCTTCTCGGTGGACATAACTGGGAGGACGCTACTGACACCTAGTGAATGGAGGGTAGGTGTGCAGGATGaacccccacaacaaagaacttCAGGCTGGTGGTTCCCAACATTTTTGGAaaccagggaccggtttcatggaagacaattttcccatggattgggttgggggtggggatagagggagaagggggagggctTATTTCAGAATGACTCaagggcattacatttattgtgcaccttATTTCTAAGCTAATGCTtccgctgatctgacaggaggtaccagtcTGTGccccggaggttggggacccctgtgctctgtgctcagtcactcagtcatgtcccactctttgtgaccctatggactgtagtccatcaggctcctcgtccaggggatcctcctgacctggggatcaaacctctgtctcttacatctcccacatcggcaggcagattctttaccactgtgccacctgggaagtccccatagtacacttgatcttagccaaaaggctgacTAATTCAACCCCAAATATCAGAAGTGTCAAAGTTGAGAGACTCTGCCCTAATCTTACCCCAAACCGACATCCCCATCTCAGTAAAAATCACCTCCATGCCCCTAGTGACTCCAGCCAGGCAGGTTTAAagcttccctccccctccctcaccaAATTCAATTCACTCCTGAATTAATCAGGTAATACTAGATGCTGCAACAAACAACCCAAAATGTTTAATGACTCAGATATGATGGAagcttgtttgttcattttttaatttcttttttgggggggtatgattttttaaatgtatttttaattggaggataattcctttacaattttTTGTTGATTTATTCAGGAAATTTGTTGCTTAGCCATCTAAAATCCAAAAtgtaagaagaaaggaaaaaaaatccaaaatgtatGTTCCTGGGACTTCTCCattggtcctgtggctaagactccaagctcccaaagcaggaagcccagattcaatccctgcttggggaactagcTCCTGCATATCGCAACTGaaagttcacatgccacaactaaagatcccatgtgctgcaaaaaaaaaaaaaagagagatcctGTGTGCAGcctaataaataacttttttaaagtgtGCCCCTGATTGGCAGGTGGTtcccctcccaggctcctcctagGATCCCACCTTGTTTATCAGGCCACTGCACTCAGCTTCAAGAGCTGATGGAAGTCGAAAGAGCGGGGTGAAGTCATGCCTGCTTCCCAAACTCCTGGACTTGTAAGGGTCACACAGCATCTCGTTGCAGGGTCCCTTGGTGAATGAACATATCACATGGCTCCTGGGATGCAAGGAATGCTGAGAAATGCAGCCCCAGCATGCAAGAGTGTGGCAACCACTCTCCAAGATGACCTCCAATGATGCCCACCTCCTGGTAGTCACTCCCAGCATAGTCCCTAGTCCCACACTGAATCGTGGTTAGCCTGTGTGACCACTAGAAGTAACCACGTGTGAGTTTCAAAGCTGAGCTATATAACACATTAGAGCTTCCACCGTGCTCTCTTGGATCACTTATTCTAGGGGGAAGCTGGCCGCCATGTTGTGAGGACACTCAATTAATCAAAAGGTCTATTTGGGAAAGAACTGAAGCCTCCCAACAGTAGTCAACTATCCAACTTGTCTGGCATCCAACTTACTACCTATGAGTGAGCCATCTTGGATGTGAATTCTTCAATTAGTTGAGCATTTGTGTTTTATTATTGTTCTTCTTTGGCCTCTTTGGCCTCGCCTCGTGGCTCATGGGATTTtcatttcccaaccagggatagaacctgggccccagcagtaaaaacttggaatcctaaccactggaccaccagggaatttcccataATGCATGTTCAACTTATGATATGTTCATGTATGATGGGTTTATCAGATGTAACCTCATCATTAGTCAAGGAAGATCTGTTCTGTCATAAATAGCCCTGTGGCTAAATCTCGCCTTGGACCATTTCCTAAAAATGAGTCACTACAAGTAGATTGTAAGAATTTGAAATTTGGTGTTAACTTCAATTCCAGTAGTAATACCCTCGGTGAGCCTTTACCTGGGGGAATCCATTTACCCAGAGCCTATTCAGCCCTCaaggtttctgtttctttctttccttttttttttctttaaattttcaatcTCTATCAATTCAACGGGCCTGTTTTGCATTCATCTAAGAGAAGGAAACAGTGATCAGAGTTTCTCTTGGATCCTGGACTGAAAACTGGTGCTcagatgctcagctgtgtccaactctttgtgaccccaaggactgtagcccaccaggctcctctgtccatgagattccccaggccagaatattggagtgaattgccatttcttcttccaggggatcttcccaaactagggattgaacccctgtctcttacatctcctgcactggcaggaggattctttaccacttgcgccacctgggaagcccaaaaaccgGTAGGATGGACGGATTTGCAGCCAGGTGTTCAAACGGATTCTTCCTCccctgattcattcattcattgggaATATTCAGAGCAAAGTCTGGAAAAACAAGAGACTCGTAAATATCTGAGTGCCTATAATGTGCCAGGTATTGTTCAAaagttgctttttttgttttttcatttcaggTCACTGCCCACTTTAATTTAGATTGGTGACTTTCAACCAGAAGCAGGTCTATTCTTAGCAGGGGGCACTTCAGCACCTGGCAGCTTTGGAGACAGTTTGGGTTGTTATAATGGAGAGGGGATTACTAGTATCTagtgggtgggggccagggatgctgctccaCACCCTACAGTGCCCAGGACGGCACCCCCTCCCCAACAAAGAATCATCTAACCCAGAATGTTAACAGTCCTGAGGTTGGAAAACCCCGGTTTAAATGAAGTGGAATAGAAGACAGGAGAATATATCAGAAGGGGTTGctcaaaaaacaaataagtatCATTTCACAAGGCTTCTCTAAGGAGGTAatgattttttggttttgtttttttaatatttatttatttggctgttccaggtcttggttgtggcatacgggatctttagttgctgcatgaaaactcttagttgcaggatgtgggatctaggtccctgaccagggattaaacccgggccCTTTTctttgggagcagagtcttagctacttgattaccagggaagtcctaaggagATGGTGTTTGAACAGAGATTTTTGTGTTGAGCAGGATTCAGGCAGAGGACACAAGCAGAGACCAAGTGGCTGGAAGGCACTTGGCATGTCTGGGGAGCAGAAAGTGGGTCAGCGTGGCCCCTGAAGCCAAGTGGAGAAGAAAGGGTGGAGGAGAGGAAGGTAGAGGTCAGCTGGGGTGATGGGAAGCCAAGGAGAGGATTTTAGGTAAGGGAGGGACATGGTTTCGTTTCTAGGGAGTATCCTgatagtctagtggttaggatttgcccagattcaatccctggtcagggaactaagatcccacaagccatgaggcCCAGTGGCTGCCctctcccaccaaaaaaaagccTTTACAAGGATCACTCAGGCTGCTGAATGAAATAACAGCAAGGAGTCCAGAGCAGGGGAGAAGCTGCAACACTGACCAGGGTGTTATTCAGGGTAGTGACAAGGATGCAGGAGGTGAAAAATAGTTGAACTGTGCCTAGATAGAGCAGGTGTAACACAGGCAGTGAGGGCAGAAGTGTGGGGCAGTGCTCGAGCGGGGCACTGCGGGCATGGGGGCCACTGATGGGACAGCCCTTCTCCCCAGAGGCAGGGTGGGAGCTCCAGCCTCAGGGAAGGTGGCTGAGCAGGGTCACCCACCTGACTCATAGCAGAAACTGGATGGGCCAACGCTGCTCCCCGACTTCTTCAGTCCCTGCAGTGGGAACACCACTCCTAGCAACAGGGTGCCTGCAGTGAGtgagtcaaagtcgctcagtcgtgtccaactctttgcgaccccatggactatacagcccatggaattctccagaccagaatgctggaatgggtagccattcccttctccaggggatcttcccaacccagggaccaaacccaggtttcccgcattccaggtggattctttaccagctgagccaccagggaaacccaggtgCCTCCAAAGTCTCCTCTATACTCTTCCGCTTCCACAatctttcctctttcctgccCCTGATTCCATAAGGTAAAAAGTGTCTGTGTCCTTCTCTATTTCCTCATCAGACTGGGCACAAAACTATGCTTATCTAGGACACCTAGCTTTGAGTTTAAAGTCCAACAATTAGGAATGGTCTGCCTGTGAACTCCTACCTATGCATCAAAAGCCATGCCAAATGGACCCCCATCTGGGAGGGCTTCTTGGATGCCCGTGGTTGCAGATCTAACACAATAACTCATACACAtcaattaccatatgtaaaattagacagCCAGTGGAAATGTGCTGTATGACACAAGGAGCTCAAATTTGGTGCTCGGTgacaaactagaggggtgggatggggtgggaggtgggaggaaggttcaagagggaggggacatatgtatacctatggctgattcatgttgatatatggcagaaaccaacacaatattgtaaagcaactatcctccaattaaaaataaataaataaaattaaatatatatataataatgtatataatatataaatagtaaatatgtatatgtatatatatatatacacacacacatagagagagagagagaaatctctCCCACCAAATACACATCAATAGCTAATACAAATCGAGTACTTGTTACATTCCAGGTCCAATTCTGAGGACCTGACAATGATCCCAGGATGTAGTTTATTACTATCATGTCCATTCTATAGAGAGGAAATTAAGGCTCAGGGACACACAAACTAGTTGAGTAACGGGTGTGGTGATCCAAGAACTAAAGAGctgataaaaccaaggagggtcttggaatgcaggaatggGAAAATCAGACCCTCATCATCCTTCTCTCCCCCCtcatgttgtaactattaacagatttcaggtcctcctgtctcccctcctaccccacacAGGGAGAAGGTATTTTCCTTACTCTTCCCCCACCTAGTATACGTGcgtcatccaatcagcaaatgacccgcAAGACTCCTATCCCAttccttgtaccctgggtataaaagtggactaaggacccctaTTCAACgttggttctcccttgagctggcccactaacagtgtctcccactctgataaactttattctcctctcattctgctTCATGTCCAAAAAGTCTTTTCCAACCCGCGCATGGACCATGACAGTGGGGCCAAGATTTAAACACAGAGAATGTCACTCTGCTACCTCAGCAGCAGGAATCCTTAAATCCTTCCCTGTAAAACCGGTTTGATCATCACTATCTTCCAAACAAGAAACTTCAGGCTCAGAGGAGTTAAGCAATGCACCTGAAGATCACACAGCATGTCAGTGGTTAAACCAGGCTTGGCATACGGGTAAGCTGCCTTCAAAGccctcagatctttttttttttttttaagttttgaaatatgTTAATTTACCCCTAAAAGTTACATTAAatgaagaatttttgttttattttttattgaagtatagttgaattcaAAGCCCTAAGCTCTTAAGCTACCTCCTTTACCACTTCATCTCTGGGTTCAAAGTGTACttaatgagcacctactgtgtgccaggcaaagGGTTCTAGGCTCTGGACACAAAATACGGAACAACTCCcaggtgacatttgaactgaaAGATGAAAGAGAACCTCTAGATCGTCTAGATCGAAAAGAGGTTCCAAACGTTACCAGGAGCCTTCCttcaccccctccaccccaccccccccgccacacacacacctttgtCCATTGTCCTCCCTTTGCCAGGAATGCCTTTCCCTACATAACAAACTCCGATATATCCTTCAAAGCCCAGCTCCAACACCTGCTCCTCCAACGAAGCCTTTCCAGACCGACCTCCCGGGTGGAAGTCCGCAACTTCCACCCTTGGGCTTGCATATCTTGGGGCCTTCCCACTACCCCATACATAACCATAGACGGATGGGAAGGTCTCGGGAGTCGGCCCCACCAGGCTAGATGATCGTTGAAGCCCAGGCCCAGCGGGCGCACggggatgattttttttaattagcaacgAAGAgcagaaaattcttcaggaaGAAGACCCTAACAAGAATCGTGGAAGCTCTCCGGTTCCACTCTGGCACCACTTCTCTGGCTCCGCCCCTCCATCGCCCCGCCCCGAAACGTGCCCCATGCTTCACGGAAGTGGGCGGTCTCGTGAGGTAGCGCCGCGGGCGCAAAGCACGCTGAGAGTTGTAGTTCCGGCATCGTACGGAAGCCGAGAGGGACGTGCCGCGCGATGTGGCCCAAAATATTGCTTAGGGGGGGCCGGGTGGCGGCCGGCTTGTGCCCAGCGCTGGGGCCTCGCCTCGCCGCCCGCTTTCCCCCGCAGCGGACGCCCGAGAATCGCCTGGCCCCGCAGCGGAACCTGCACGCGACGGCGGCCCGGGCTCTCCCGCTCATTCCCATCGTGGTGGAGCAGACGGTACAGTGGCCGGGCTGGGACACGGCCCGGGGGTGCAACGGCTTGGGGCACGGAGGGCGTCTGACCCTCACCCGCGTCTTTCTTCCCCAGGGTCGCGGTGAGCGCGCCTATGACATCTACTCGCGGCTGCTTCGGGAGCGTATTGTGTGCGTCATGGGCCCTGTGAGTGCCTCGCGCCGCGATCCTCCCCTTCGTCTGCCCAGATCTCCGCAAACCTCCTTGATCCTCTGACTTCTCCCCCATGACTTTCCTCCCTAGGCTGACGCTCTTGTCCCAGTCTGACACTCCCTGCCTCTTGGGTACATAAGCCCCCTGATGCGCCCTCCTGACCTGTAGTCCCCCTTCTACTCCTTTAAATCCTCTGCGTCTCCCTCCCTGATTTCTGACTCCCTCCTCACCAATGATCCTCCCCCCAATTCCTGGGCTTCTATCCCTCTCCCCAACCTCCTCACCCCTTTCCTTCCTGTTGCCTGAGTCCCCCCTTCCTGTGTCCCCAACCCCCTGGTTCTGGATCACCCCCACCACATCCACTCCTGATCCTGAACGCTTCCCCATCTGTCTTACTTGGGCCCTGACCACCTTTCTGGTGCCCTGACTCAACCCCAGCCACCCCATAACTGCTGCCCTTAGCTTTCACGCCCATCTGGGGACACCCCTGCTTTCCTCACTTGCAGATCGATGACAGTGTCGCCAGCCTGGTCATCGCGCAGCTGCTGTTCCTGCAGTCGGAAAGCAACAAGAAGCCCATCCACATGTATATCAACAGCCCCGGTGAGCAGGGCCTTCCCGGGTGCCATGGGCACTCCTGGGGACACACCAGGTGACTCCAGGGACTGAGACCCCTAATCAGGGAGGTTCTATCTCTGAAGCAAGAAAGCGGGCAGAGCTTCCTTCGGAATCTCCAGAGGGTCTGGAAACCTCCAAAAGCTGCCTCTTCCCTTGCTTTTTTAAAGAGGCACCTGAACCTGCCTCTCAGTTgtcaacattttttaaactggTAGATTCCACCCTATCCCCCCAAAAAGGTAGAATAGCCAACagccaatttattttattttggtcgAGTTGTTCctcctgtgggatcttagttccctgagcagggatcaaactcaggcccatggcagtgaaagccctaaccactggacacatggggaattccctgaatAGCTGATCTTAATTGATCATTTACTGTGCTGGGCACTTTTATAAGCACTTTGTAAGCATTTAACTCATTTTCTTCATGCAGCCTCAAGTGATGGGTAGTGTTTAGTTATCTCCAACCTACAAGGAGGTACCATGTCTCCAAGAGCCTGGATAACTTGCCTCTTGCATCACATGTGATGACCTGACGAGCCAGGGGTCATACCCAGGCAGACTGGCTCCAGAGTCTTCGCTCGTAGTTATTACATTCTCCCAATTCTTGAGAATGTGGCCAATCTCATCCTCCACTGGGTCCACATGCAAGTGTGGCAACTGTCAGCTCGCTTTGAAGCCAGCTCTCATTTGTTGCCCCCACCTGCCCTGTGTCTCCTTCCTACCCCTGGGAGTATTTCTGTTTGAGACCCCAGCCCTCTTCAGGGCCTTAGGGGAAAGGATGGTGGGGGGTAGCTGGCACAGCCCCTCACTCTCAGCCCCATCTGCAGGTGGCGTGGTGACCTCGGGCCTGGCCATCTACGACACGATGCAATACATCCTGAACCCCATCTGCACATGGTGTGTGGGCCAGGCAGCCAGCATGGGCTCCCTGCTTCTGGCTGCTGGCACCCCAGGCATGCGCCACTCGCTCCCCAACTCCCGCATCATGATCCACCAGCCCTCTGGGGGTGCCCGGGTGAGTGTGCCTTGAGAGCTgctttgggggtggggatgggggtctaGACAGGTGAACCAGCCAGACAGGCAGGAGTCACATGACGGGGTGGGTTTTAAATGTAGGTTTTGTTGGTATGCAGATATGGTGAGGCCAACTGATCAGGAGAGGGTTACCATTAAAAAGTTTGTGACTCACAGATCCCAAGAGGAGGGAGTGTGCCAGGCCTTGGGGACCACATAGATGGGCACCAGGGTtggtcaagaggagaaggtgggCAGGAGCCTTCTTCAGGGTTTCTGCTGGAAAGAACGTGTGAGGTTAGGATGGGCCAGCGTGAATAGTGTTAgtgggctctagggcataggGATTGTCCCTAGTTGTCTGGTACCCTGGGGTGATGGGGCAGGAGGATGGTGACCCAGGGTGTGAGAGCTCTGCAGAGGACGTGGCGGGGGTGTGGGCTTGGACTGGCGGCTTTGCTTGTGAAAAGTGTGTTCTGGGCAGCTTTCTGATGTCTCTAGGAAATTAGCTCCCTCCCTTCTAGTCAGGGGGGCACCAGCTGCCAGAAATAAGAACATAGAGTTAATACAGAGAGCCTTCCTGGAGGTGGTGACGATGAAACAGGCTACAGAGGCCTGTCCCACCTGCCTGAATGCTGGCAGCCAGAGCCCAGGGCAGTCTCCCGAGTCCCTCTCCCTGCGAGTGGCAGACCCTGATCCCAACCTTCCCCTTCTTGGGATGGCCCCCAGGGCCAAGCCACAGACATCGCCATCCAGGCAGAGGAGATCATGAAGCTCAAGAAGCAGCTCTACAGCATCTACGCCAAGCACACCAAACAGAGCCTGCAGGTGATCGGTGAGCGCCCCCTACAAGGCCCTCGGCTGCTCTCTTATTGGAACCAACACAGGCGTACGGGTCAGGCCTCTGGACCTGGTGCGGCTGACACCAGGCTGGATCGTCCTGTGGTGGGGGCCCTCCAGGGCCCTGCAGGATGTGTGGCACATCCCCGGGCACTGCCCACCAGCTGCCAGCAGCACCTCCAGGGGTGATGGCCAGAACAGTCTCCAGCCATCGCCCAGTGTCCCCTGGGGATCAGAATCCCCACCCCCAGTTGAGAACCCCTGTTCTGAGCACTTTTTTTAGagacccagggacttccctggtggtctagtggttaaggctccacacttccactgcaggggatgcaggtctgatctctggtcaaagaattaagatcccacatgccacacagtatgGCCAAGAaaagataataatttaaaaatcaaaagacatAAAACTTGACTGAAAGAGGTCCAAAGGTTTTGAACAGGGTCTCCCACAGAGAAGATTCCAAATGGCCAAGAAACAGAAGCCAAGGTTCTCATCACCTTTAGTGATGATGTTTAATGATGTGTCATCGGTGCGGCTTCCCTGGAGGTGCAGTGCTTAGGACTCTGcgtttccactgcaaggggcacaggttccatccctggttggggaaccaagatcccacatgctacatgtggtgtggccaataaaaaagaaaaaatgataataatgacaTCATCAGTTATTCGGGAAAGGCAGATCACGGCCCTGATGAGATACCATTTCAGTCCACTGTGCTGGGTGTGCTCAATTGgatccaattctttgagactccacggactataggcctccaggctcctctgtccataggattgtgGATCtgtccactggagtgggttgccatttcctactccatttcAATCCACTGGAGCAGCTCAAATAGAAAATCCTGACACCACTGAATGCTGAGGGGAGCCTGGAGCCACTGGAACAGTTAGGCACTGCAGGCAACAGTGATAACTACAGCCACTTCGGGAAGCTGTTAGGGCTCTGAGGGTGAACACCCAGAGAGACACCTGGTTCCTCTGCTCGGCATGTAACCAAGGGAATCAAGCGCTTCTGTCCGAAGATGCAGACGGGAATGTAGTCCTGTTCCTACAGTCTCAAATGGGGAAAGACCCAAGTGCCTGACAACAGAACGAGTGGCCGGTGGTGGTATATCATGAGGCGGGACGCTACACAGCCACAAGGACTGGGCCACAGCCTAGATAAATCTCCAAAACAGTGCTGAGTGGGAAAAGGAGTAAACGCTCTGGttatatgtttatttacttttttaattaattaactttaattttttttttttttttttaccacattgCTCAGCATGCAAAATCCCCAACCAGGGGTCCAACCCAtgtccctggcagtgaaagtatggagtcctttttttttttttttaatttggctgcaccaggtttaGCTACAGCACGTAAgacctagttccctgatgagggatggaacccaggacccctgcattgagagtgtggagtcttaaccactagactgccagggaagtccctgtgattATGTATTTAAAGAGCAAAAAACTGGCATAACCTCTATGCCATTAGGCCACTGTTAGGGGGCAGGGGCGGTGGGGGGTGGACACTTAGCAACTGGATGTGTCCCCAGCAGGGTTTGGAGGGTCTGATCTGAGTGCTGGCCACATGGGTGGGTTCAGTCTGAAAATCACCACACTGCCCACTCCCACGATCTGTGCCCTTTCCTAGATGTGTATTTACATATCAACaagctatcaaaaaaaaaaaaagaaacaggtattttacaggtggggaaactcAAGGCACAGGGATGGGGAGGCCAGGGTCACACAGGGTGGACTTGGGCTGATTGAGGACTGGAATGTGGCCCTTGGGTGTCCATTCTTCACCACCCACATCCTGCCTGTACGCGCCCTGCAGAGTCGGCCATGGAGAGGGACCGCTACATGAGCCCCATGGAGGCCCAGGAGTTCGGCATCTTGGACAAGGTTCTGGTCCACCCACCACAGGATGGGGAGGACGAGCCGGAGCTGGTACAGAAGGAGCCGGGGGAGCCAACAGCTGTGGAACCCGCCCCAGCCAGCGCCTGAGAACTGGCCTCCCTCTCGCCCTCCCAGGGAGAGCGGAGGCGCCTGGCCTGTGAGCCCCTCCACACTGAGCCTGGAGGGGCCCCTTGAGGAACTGTGGATTTGGGGGTGCCCCTCTGGGTGGGCAGCCCAACTGAGACACTgtgattttaaattaaatctttgTAGCCTTTGCTCCTGGCTCTGGCGCCTTCCCTCTGGCGTCTACCCTGGCTCACGTGTGCCTTCACCCTGACCTTCATCTTGAGCAGGGCTAAGAGCCTACATGACACTCCAGAGGCCACAACTCATTGTGAAGAAGACACAAGTCTCTGTCCTGAAGAAACTTATATTCTTGGGAAAGTAgacagttgtttttttgtttttttttttaatcagggcaAGAGATATGCAGTGTCGGGTATGTGTGACAAGAGTTAGATGAGATGACCTGCAGAGGCCTTGCTGAGAAGGTAACATTagagcaaagacctgaagga
Proteins encoded:
- the LOC102414609 gene encoding ATP-dependent Clp protease proteolytic subunit, mitochondrial, yielding MWPKILLRGGRVAAGLCPALGPRLAARFPPQRTPENRLAPQRNLHATAARALPLIPIVVEQTGRGERAYDIYSRLLRERIVCVMGPIDDSVASLVIAQLLFLQSESNKKPIHMYINSPGGVVTSGLAIYDTMQYILNPICTWCVGQAASMGSLLLAAGTPGMRHSLPNSRIMIHQPSGGARGQATDIAIQAEEIMKLKKQLYSIYAKHTKQSLQVIESAMERDRYMSPMEAQEFGILDKVLVHPPQDGEDEPELVQKEPGEPTAVEPAPASA